In one window of Gammaproteobacteria bacterium DNA:
- the hemB gene encoding porphobilinogen synthase, translating into MSIYTGDYPITRPRRMRKHAFSRRLMREHRLTVDDLIYPLFVIDGDGRQTIPSMPDVERVSVAELLREAEALLNLGVPAIALFPVAPADKKSADAAEAYNAEGLLQRAVRAVKQAFPELGVITDVALDPFTTHGQDGLQDESGYVANDETVDVLIRQALSHAEAGADVVAPSDMMDGRIGAIREALEADRHSSVRILAYSAKYASSFYAPFRDAVGSAESLSGGDKYSYQMDPANSNEALREVLLDIHEGADMVMVKPGLPYLDIVRRVKEEFKMPTFVYQVSGEYAMLKAAAQNGWLDERDCVLESLVSMKRAGADAILTYYAKQAAQWLES; encoded by the coding sequence ATACCGGCGATTATCCGATAACCCGTCCGCGCCGGATGCGCAAGCACGCCTTCAGCCGCCGCCTGATGCGCGAGCACCGGCTTACAGTGGACGATCTTATTTATCCGCTGTTCGTTATAGATGGCGATGGCCGACAGACAATTCCCTCCATGCCTGACGTGGAGCGCGTAAGCGTGGCCGAATTACTCCGAGAGGCCGAAGCGCTGCTAAACCTCGGCGTTCCCGCCATCGCGCTATTCCCGGTGGCCCCGGCGGACAAGAAATCCGCGGATGCCGCCGAAGCCTACAATGCCGAGGGCTTACTGCAAAGGGCGGTGCGCGCGGTGAAGCAGGCATTCCCGGAGCTTGGCGTAATCACCGACGTCGCGCTGGATCCGTTCACCACGCATGGTCAGGACGGGCTGCAGGACGAATCCGGCTACGTCGCCAATGACGAAACGGTGGATGTGCTGATTCGTCAGGCGCTGTCACACGCCGAGGCCGGCGCCGACGTGGTCGCGCCGTCGGACATGATGGACGGGCGCATCGGTGCGATCCGCGAAGCGCTGGAGGCCGACCGCCACAGCAGCGTCCGCATTCTGGCCTACAGCGCAAAATACGCCTCCAGCTTTTACGCGCCGTTTCGCGACGCGGTCGGTTCGGCGGAAAGTCTAAGCGGCGGCGACAAATACAGCTATCAGATGGACCCCGCCAATTCGAACGAGGCGCTGCGCGAGGTGCTGCTGGATATTCATGAGGGCGCGGACATGGTCATGGTCAAGCCGGGTCTGCCGTATCTGGACATCGTGCGCCGCGTAAAAGAAGAATTCAAAATGCCGACGTTCGTGTATCAGGTCAGCGGCGAGTACGCCATGCTGAAAGCCGCGGCGCAAAACGGCTGGCTGGACGAGCGCGACTGCGTGCTCGAATCGCTGGTGTCGATGAAACGCGCCGGCGCGGACGCGATTCTTACCTATTACGCGAAACAGGCGGCGCAGTGGCTAGAGTCGTAG